The Rosa rugosa chromosome 1, drRosRugo1.1, whole genome shotgun sequence genomic sequence TGTTATGTTGATTCAAGTGGCCAAGGGTAGCAAATAGTAAAGTAATAAAGTATTTCAGGGTTTCTACTCAAAATGTCTATCTGCAAGAAAATACTTAAGCTAATAGTGTGTTTGGGATCATCTGATCACTAATGTTGTTATTCTTATATAATGTTAAAGTTGCCTTTGTAATTCAtgctaaaaacaaaaagaaaaaagaaaaacttgccTTTCTAACCCCGCCAGCATGGGTTGTGACTAGGCCAACAAGAATTCCACCCAAGGCATTGGACATGACTGGGATCTGAAAAATGGCGAAAACACAAAGAGCCACATTATAAAGCATGTAACATCACAGTCTTTGCAAGTACAAAATATAAAGAGCATCACtcttctataaaaggaatgcatAGTTTTTCACTCTTCATCAATATTGCACATTTTCTctactttttcctttttttgttttcttcgtaAACTGGGGTGTTTCAAAGACAACAGAAAAGCAAACCCCAGTCCCAGTGCAACCTGAGATTACATCAGATATATGCCAATATTTTGTTAATGTGTGAAAATTGTCACCCACAGATATAATCATataacaagaagaaaaagtagCGCCTTCAAGAGCAGAGCAAACCAATGGGACTGTATTTAGCATGCTCATGTGATATAGaatataaagaaagaaaatcctAGAATTCTGGAACCAACAGATGCTGTCCTAATGGACATATATATGGTAAGACAGACCAGAAAGGGTTGTCCAAAACATTTTCCTTCAAAAGGAACCGATTAGCTGAGCATAAACACTAATATCTTCCATATTAACTAACTGTCTtccaaactaaaccaatgaTTGTGGTGGTTCTGAGTATGCCAACAAATTAAACTCCACAGGAATGAAGCCAATATACAAAAAATAGAGGGAAACATGAAATTTCAATATGATCATTACCCAAGTCAGTAGAGTCCATCCATAGAAAAGTCCATGTTTTCTGATAGCTTCTCCATCGGGAGACTTAGCAGTACTCACCAACATGCACAAACTTCCAACAATAGACATCTCTACAGTCATCAAGTACGACGAGTGCTTCTTAACCTATAACACAAAAGGAGACAACTATGATCAACACAAGAGTAAGAACTTCGACAACACCATGAAATAGTTCCTTCAAAGCACGGAAACAGAACCGTTTCGCTAACCTGGGAAGCCCATTGACACAGAGAGGACGCCAAACCCGAAAGCACAGAAGCAACCAACACAGGAATAATCCCATGAAACAATATCTCGTCAGGATTGCCACCACTAGACCTTTTGCTCGACCCTTCCCCAAAACTTAAAAGAACAGCTGCAataatcaacaagaaaagcGCCCCGACTTGTTGAATCGATTGCTTCTGCCTACATTTCAACACATTTCACCCCAAAATCAATCCAACAGGAACACTCAAAACTCCGAAAATTTAACCACAATTAGCTAACCCAGTAACTCCCATTCACCTCAATATCAAATAAGTACAGATAGCAGTGAAAATGATCTTAGTCTGGTTGAGCATTGAGAAGGTTAGAGAATCGAGATTCTTGTACGAAATCTGAAGCAAACTATTCTGCAGTGCATAAATGGCAGCGGGAAGCCCAGAAGCGGTCAACGCACCAACCAAAGTCCACTCTTTGTAGACCTTCTTCAAGCTCCCGTCTCTGGCCATGAAAATTAGGGCACAAATGACCTTGGCTATCTCACACGTCAGAACAGACGACGTTACGATCACTTCTCTTCTGCAATTGTGAATCACATACAACAGGAATCAGAGGGATGCAATCTCAGAGAGGATTGGTGAATTTAGGGGAGAGGGTTTTAGGGATCGGAGTAGTACCTGATGAAGCGCTTGGAGATGAGAGGCTGAGCGCCGTATTGGAGAGCCAGAAGAAGGGAGTAGAGGAAGACCTTGGCGTTCATTTGGTCCGAGGTCGGCGGCGGACGTTTTGGATTGGCGGCGGTCGCCATTTCCGGCGACCTTCAGAGACCGTCTGGGAATTTTGGGTTGCTCTTCTTCTCGGTTTACTTTAGCAGCCTCTCTCTGTGACGGTTATCTCCCCTCCCTAAATAGTTGGGCACTGATTTGTCGGGTGTGTAGGAAATGACCCAAAGTttgaaatatttttatttattttttaacccaaaatgaggggaaaaaaaattcaCTGTCCTATATTTTAGGCATTTATGATTTTCAACCAAAATGAAATGTCCTTTTGGTCATTACTTGTAACTACAGATGTTAATCATGTTATGTATGAGATAATAACACTACttctagtggttcttgccttgTTGGGtatgctccccaacctaggttcgaacctcgaagctgtcaaagtggctaggcactgtgctgcaatgcacagttggagcatttcacatgcgcagaaggggtttatcttgggcctaggaagcctttgagttcCTCTTgacaaagttaaaaaaaaaaaaaaacactacttCTACCTTTTATTAttcgttatttaattttttGGTTTGTTCTCCCATTGCTTGGTCAGTTAGTCTAAGACATGCTCCAAATCGTGAAGTTTATGTATTACGCTGCTTCGGTCTCTATTAATGATAATATCTcttaatctcaaaaaaaaaaaaaaaaaaaaaattagaaaaaaaattccCCTCCAAATTTCGAGTCACTGGTTGCATGCGTAAAACCACTAACATCTTCTTCCTTCCGAATTCTCAGCTCTACAGAATCCAGTCCTCCCGGCTCCCACTCAACACTATCCTAAGGGCGTTGCTCTGTTTCTATGTTAAACCACCACCGCAATGCCCTCAGACACTTCCACCCGCCGCCGCTATTCTCaatctcctccctctctctttccaccaccaccaccacaaaacCAACCCCAACTCACCCTCACTCCAATCTCCTCACACTCACCTCCAACGCCCAAACCCTCCACCAAACCAAGCAGCTCcacgctctctctctcctccacgcCCTACTCCCCCACAGCGTCTCCCTCTGCGCCTCCCTCATGCTCACCTACGCCACCTTCGACTCCCCCGACGCCTCTCGCCGCCTCTTTAATCAAACCGTTAAGTATTGCCGCACCGCTTTCTTGTGGAACACGCTCATAAGAGCCTGCTCCATTGCTCAGGTGGACGATCGGTTTCGGACTTACAATCAAATGGTTCGGAGCGGCGTGCAGCTCGATGATCACAGCTTTCCTTTTGTCATCAAGGCCTGTTCGGACTCTGTGGAGGTGAAGAAGGGGATGGAGGTTCATGGGGTGGTGGTTAAACTAGGGTTTGATTCGGATGTTTACGTGGGGAACACGCTTCTTTCGTTTTATGGTAATTGTGGGAAACTAAGGGATGCACggaaggtgtttgatgaaatgattgaga encodes the following:
- the LOC133724240 gene encoding UDP-N-acetylglucosamine transporter ROCK1 produces the protein MATAANPKRPPPTSDQMNAKVFLYSLLLALQYGAQPLISKRFIRREVIVTSSVLTCEIAKVICALIFMARDGSLKKVYKEWTLVGALTASGLPAAIYALQNSLLQISYKNLDSLTFSMLNQTKIIFTAICTYLILRQKQSIQQVGALFLLIIAAVLLSFGEGSSKRSSGGNPDEILFHGIIPVLVASVLSGLASSLCQWASQVKKHSSYLMTVEMSIVGSLCMLVSTAKSPDGEAIRKHGLFYGWTLLTWIPVMSNALGGILVGLVTTHAGGVRKGFVIVSALLVTALLQFIFEGKPPSLYCLASLPLVVSSISIYQKYPYRVKKKES